One region of Cheilinus undulatus linkage group 4, ASM1832078v1, whole genome shotgun sequence genomic DNA includes:
- the soul4 gene encoding heme-binding protein soul4, translated as MALISLEDLDQLDDEQLDDDITDNPEPMEADDDLLRHWQAVASTHQVSVPADMTGPIHEMTRNSQQREPVPFAPVSIHEKMGEVQYEERVYPAGNWACVTRGEKLYEQSISMAFMKLMRFICKDNSAGRYLGMSVPVVSNIHMMEDGKTFQKDVLTAFFLPTEFQTNPPQPSDPDITIIRREPIRVITRPFFGTTTEETVTRQIEQLWEIVGASDDLHRDSYMVAVYENPGVPRRRNEIWFIRRHL; from the exons ATGGCTCTGATCTCTCTAGAGGACCTGGACCAGTTAGACGATGAGCAGCTGGACGATGACATCACAGACAATCCTGAACCAATGGAGGCGGACGACGACCTGCTGAGGCACTGGCAGGCTGTCGCCAGCACGCACCAGGTGTCTGTACCTGCAG ATATGACGGGGCCCATCCATGAGATGACCAGGAACAGCCAGCAGAGGGAGCCGGTTCCCTTTGCTCCAGTGTCCATACACGAGAAG ATGGGGGAGGTCCAATACGAGGAGAGGGTCTATCCTGCAGGTAACTGGGCGTGCGTGACAAGGGGGGAGAAGCTTTATGAGCAGAGCATCTCTATGGCCTTCATGAAGCTGATGCGTTTCATCTGTAAGGACAACTCTGCAG GCAGGTACCTGGGGATGTCGGTTCCTGTGGTCAGTAACATCCACATGATGGAAGACGGTAAAACGTTCCAGAAAGACGTCCTAACAGCGTTCTTCCTCCCCACCGAGTTCCAGACAAACCCCCCACAACCCTCTGACCCCGACATCACCATAATCCGCCGGGAGCCAATCAGAGTCATCACCAG GCCGTTCTTTGGGACAACCACTGAGGAGACAGTGACCCGTCAGATCGAGCAGCTGTGGGAGATTGTGGGCGCGTCCGACGACCTGCACAGGGACAGCTACATGGTTGCTGTGTACGAGAACCCTGGTGTCCCTCGCCGCCGTAACGAGATCTGGTTCATCAGACGCCACCTGTAG